A window of Macrotis lagotis isolate mMagLag1 chromosome X, bilby.v1.9.chrom.fasta, whole genome shotgun sequence contains these coding sequences:
- the AQP4 gene encoding aquaporin-4 isoform X4: MSDRPASGRWGKCGPLCKRESIMVAFKGVWTQPFWKAVAAEFLAMLIFVLLSLGSTINWGGTEKPLPVDMVLISLCFGLSIATMVQCFGHISGGHINPAVTVAMVCTRKISLAKSVFYIAAQCLGAIIGAGILYLVTPPSVVGGLGVTTVHGNLTAGHGLLVELIITFQLVFTIFASCDSKRTDVTGSIALAIGFSVAIGHLFAINYTGASMNPARSFGPAVIMGNWENHWIYWVGPIIGAVLAGGLYEYVFCPDVELKRRFKEAFSKTSQQTKGTYMEVDDNRSQF, encoded by the exons ATGAGTGACAGACCAGCATCAGGGCGTTGGGG tAAGTGTGGACCTCTGTGTAAACGTGAGAGCATCATGGTGGCATTCAAAGGAGTTTGGACTCAGCCTTTCTGGAAAGCTGTGGCTGCTGAGTTTTTGGCAATGCTTATATTTGTTCTCCTCAGCTTGGGTTCCACCATCAACTGGGGAGGAACAGAGAAGCCTTTACCAGTAGACATGGTCCTTATCTCCCTCTGTTTTGGACTCAGCATTGCAACCATGGTCCAATGTTTTGGACATATTAGTGGAGGCCACATCAATCCTGCTGTGACTGTGGCTATGGTCTGCACGAGGAAGATCAGCCTTGCTAAATCTGTCTTCTACATTGCTGCTCAGTGCCTAGGTGCTATCATCGGGGCAGGCATCCTCTACCTTGTCACACCTCCCAGTGTGGTGGGAGGCTTAGGAGTTACCACG gtccaTGGAAATCTTACAGCTGGTCATGGACTCCTAGTGGAATTGATAATCACATTTCAGTTGGTGTTTACTATCTTTGCCAGCTGTGATTCAAAACGAACTGATGTCACTGGTTCAATAGCTTTAGCAATTGGATTTTCCGTAGCAATTGGACATTTATTTGCT ATCAATTATACTGGTGCCAGCATGAACCCTGCCCGATCTTTTGGACCGGCTGTTATCATGGGAAACTGGGAAAATCACTGG ATCTACTGGGTAGGACCAATCATTGGAGCTGTCCTTGCTGGTGGCCTTTATGAATATGTCTTCTGTCCTGATGTAGAACTTAAACGTCGTTTTAAGGAGGCCTTCAGCAAAACTTCTCAGCAAACCAAAGGGACCTACATGGAGGTGGATGACAACAGAAGCCAG ttctga
- the AQP4 gene encoding aquaporin-4 isoform X2 — MVAFKGVWTQPFWKAVAAEFLAMLIFVLLSLGSTINWGGTEKPLPVDMVLISLCFGLSIATMVQCFGHISGGHINPAVTVAMVCTRKISLAKSVFYIAAQCLGAIIGAGILYLVTPPSVVGGLGVTTVHGNLTAGHGLLVELIITFQLVFTIFASCDSKRTDVTGSIALAIGFSVAIGHLFAINYTGASMNPARSFGPAVIMGNWENHWIYWVGPIIGAVLAGGLYEYVFCPDVELKRRFKEAFSKTSQQTKGTYMEVDDNRSQVETDDLILKPGLVHTMDIERGDEKKGKDPSSEVLSSV; from the exons ATGGTGGCATTCAAAGGAGTTTGGACTCAGCCTTTCTGGAAAGCTGTGGCTGCTGAGTTTTTGGCAATGCTTATATTTGTTCTCCTCAGCTTGGGTTCCACCATCAACTGGGGAGGAACAGAGAAGCCTTTACCAGTAGACATGGTCCTTATCTCCCTCTGTTTTGGACTCAGCATTGCAACCATGGTCCAATGTTTTGGACATATTAGTGGAGGCCACATCAATCCTGCTGTGACTGTGGCTATGGTCTGCACGAGGAAGATCAGCCTTGCTAAATCTGTCTTCTACATTGCTGCTCAGTGCCTAGGTGCTATCATCGGGGCAGGCATCCTCTACCTTGTCACACCTCCCAGTGTGGTGGGAGGCTTAGGAGTTACCACG gtccaTGGAAATCTTACAGCTGGTCATGGACTCCTAGTGGAATTGATAATCACATTTCAGTTGGTGTTTACTATCTTTGCCAGCTGTGATTCAAAACGAACTGATGTCACTGGTTCAATAGCTTTAGCAATTGGATTTTCCGTAGCAATTGGACATTTATTTGCT ATCAATTATACTGGTGCCAGCATGAACCCTGCCCGATCTTTTGGACCGGCTGTTATCATGGGAAACTGGGAAAATCACTGG ATCTACTGGGTAGGACCAATCATTGGAGCTGTCCTTGCTGGTGGCCTTTATGAATATGTCTTCTGTCCTGATGTAGAACTTAAACGTCGTTTTAAGGAGGCCTTCAGCAAAACTTCTCAGCAAACCAAAGGGACCTACATGGAGGTGGATGACAACAGAAGCCAGGTAGAAACCGATGATTTGATCCTGAAACCTGGGTTAGTGCATACAATGGACATTGAGAGGGGggatgaaaagaaagggaaagatccGTCCAGTGAAGTTTTGTCTTCAGTATGA
- the AQP4 gene encoding aquaporin-4 isoform X3: MSDRPASGRWGKCGPLCKRESIMVAFKGVWTQPFWKAVAAEFLAMLIFVLLSLGSTINWGGTEKPLPVDMVLISLCFGLSIATMVQCFGHISGGHINPAVTVAMVCTRKISLAKSVFYIAAQCLGAIIGAGILYLVTPPSVVGGLGVTTVHGNLTAGHGLLVELIITFQLVFTIFASCDSKRTDVTGSIALAIGFSVAIGHLFAINYTGASMNPARSFGPAVIMGNWENHWIYWVGPIIGAVLAGGLYEYVFCPDVELKRRFKEAFSKTSQQTKGTYMEVDDNRSQITV, translated from the exons ATGAGTGACAGACCAGCATCAGGGCGTTGGGG tAAGTGTGGACCTCTGTGTAAACGTGAGAGCATCATGGTGGCATTCAAAGGAGTTTGGACTCAGCCTTTCTGGAAAGCTGTGGCTGCTGAGTTTTTGGCAATGCTTATATTTGTTCTCCTCAGCTTGGGTTCCACCATCAACTGGGGAGGAACAGAGAAGCCTTTACCAGTAGACATGGTCCTTATCTCCCTCTGTTTTGGACTCAGCATTGCAACCATGGTCCAATGTTTTGGACATATTAGTGGAGGCCACATCAATCCTGCTGTGACTGTGGCTATGGTCTGCACGAGGAAGATCAGCCTTGCTAAATCTGTCTTCTACATTGCTGCTCAGTGCCTAGGTGCTATCATCGGGGCAGGCATCCTCTACCTTGTCACACCTCCCAGTGTGGTGGGAGGCTTAGGAGTTACCACG gtccaTGGAAATCTTACAGCTGGTCATGGACTCCTAGTGGAATTGATAATCACATTTCAGTTGGTGTTTACTATCTTTGCCAGCTGTGATTCAAAACGAACTGATGTCACTGGTTCAATAGCTTTAGCAATTGGATTTTCCGTAGCAATTGGACATTTATTTGCT ATCAATTATACTGGTGCCAGCATGAACCCTGCCCGATCTTTTGGACCGGCTGTTATCATGGGAAACTGGGAAAATCACTGG ATCTACTGGGTAGGACCAATCATTGGAGCTGTCCTTGCTGGTGGCCTTTATGAATATGTCTTCTGTCCTGATGTAGAACTTAAACGTCGTTTTAAGGAGGCCTTCAGCAAAACTTCTCAGCAAACCAAAGGGACCTACATGGAGGTGGATGACAACAGAAGCCAG ATCACAGTTTGA
- the AQP4 gene encoding aquaporin-4 isoform X1: protein MSDRPASGRWGKCGPLCKRESIMVAFKGVWTQPFWKAVAAEFLAMLIFVLLSLGSTINWGGTEKPLPVDMVLISLCFGLSIATMVQCFGHISGGHINPAVTVAMVCTRKISLAKSVFYIAAQCLGAIIGAGILYLVTPPSVVGGLGVTTVHGNLTAGHGLLVELIITFQLVFTIFASCDSKRTDVTGSIALAIGFSVAIGHLFAINYTGASMNPARSFGPAVIMGNWENHWIYWVGPIIGAVLAGGLYEYVFCPDVELKRRFKEAFSKTSQQTKGTYMEVDDNRSQVETDDLILKPGLVHTMDIERGDEKKGKDPSSEVLSSV from the exons ATGAGTGACAGACCAGCATCAGGGCGTTGGGG tAAGTGTGGACCTCTGTGTAAACGTGAGAGCATCATGGTGGCATTCAAAGGAGTTTGGACTCAGCCTTTCTGGAAAGCTGTGGCTGCTGAGTTTTTGGCAATGCTTATATTTGTTCTCCTCAGCTTGGGTTCCACCATCAACTGGGGAGGAACAGAGAAGCCTTTACCAGTAGACATGGTCCTTATCTCCCTCTGTTTTGGACTCAGCATTGCAACCATGGTCCAATGTTTTGGACATATTAGTGGAGGCCACATCAATCCTGCTGTGACTGTGGCTATGGTCTGCACGAGGAAGATCAGCCTTGCTAAATCTGTCTTCTACATTGCTGCTCAGTGCCTAGGTGCTATCATCGGGGCAGGCATCCTCTACCTTGTCACACCTCCCAGTGTGGTGGGAGGCTTAGGAGTTACCACG gtccaTGGAAATCTTACAGCTGGTCATGGACTCCTAGTGGAATTGATAATCACATTTCAGTTGGTGTTTACTATCTTTGCCAGCTGTGATTCAAAACGAACTGATGTCACTGGTTCAATAGCTTTAGCAATTGGATTTTCCGTAGCAATTGGACATTTATTTGCT ATCAATTATACTGGTGCCAGCATGAACCCTGCCCGATCTTTTGGACCGGCTGTTATCATGGGAAACTGGGAAAATCACTGG ATCTACTGGGTAGGACCAATCATTGGAGCTGTCCTTGCTGGTGGCCTTTATGAATATGTCTTCTGTCCTGATGTAGAACTTAAACGTCGTTTTAAGGAGGCCTTCAGCAAAACTTCTCAGCAAACCAAAGGGACCTACATGGAGGTGGATGACAACAGAAGCCAGGTAGAAACCGATGATTTGATCCTGAAACCTGGGTTAGTGCATACAATGGACATTGAGAGGGGggatgaaaagaaagggaaagatccGTCCAGTGAAGTTTTGTCTTCAGTATGA